One Lytechinus pictus isolate F3 Inbred chromosome 12, Lp3.0, whole genome shotgun sequence genomic region harbors:
- the LOC129273610 gene encoding myoferlin-like — protein MGICPWQDIFEDEIDWWSKYYASTGETEKCGDYLERGYDKIEIYNKPLEVLGTNDFFQDFCNCYDLNRGKQEDEDEESSGVGEFKGLFRIYPLPGDLKAELPPKQFSHLPPSAPVECVIRIYIVKALDLQPQDPSGLADPYLKIKLGKKKIDDEDDYLPNTLNPVFGKMFEVKTFLPVHKDLKVTVMDKDLLSKDDIIGETEIDLENRFLTKYRATVGLPESYNTSGPNKWRDQKTPRELLEDYCKLQKLPGPFFYGSTKLTMEGKMYNLADFETNKMHSEHEGPQDQRLALYALRQFPLVREHIETRPLYSPLLPGIEQGKLQMWVDIFPMTMGPPGPPCDITPRKPKKYVVRCVVWNAKDVILDETSITGERMSDIYVKGWMAGEDEKQETDVHYRSLNGEGNFNWRLCFPIEYIPPEQVLVIKKKEHFWSLDKTETHVPPVLIAQIWDNDKFSPDDFLGSIELNLNGMPNPVKKAGSCSLKQLPNEAKGKEVSLVSLFEAKRLKGWWPVISEESGERELTGKLELELEILTEQEAEERPAGQARDEPNANPVLDPPNRPETSFLWFTSPWKTLKYIIWHNYKWYILGFLLLLLLVAFIVLIIYNVPGAGVNRLFGNI, from the exons ATGGGTATTTGTCCGTGGCAGGATATTTTTGAAGACGAGATTGATTGGTGGTCCAAGTATTACGCCTCTACTGGGGAAACCGAGAAGTGTGGGGACTATCTGGAAAGAGGCTATGACAAGATAGAG ATCTACAACAAGCCTTTGGAAGTTCTTGGGACGAACGATTTCTTCCAGGACTTCTGCAACTGCTACGATCTGAACCGTGGAAAGCAAGAAGATGAGGATGAGGAATCCAGCGGAGTGGGAGAATTCAAG GGTCTGTTTAGGATCTACCCGTTGCCTGGTGACCTGAAGGCCGAACTGCCACCTAAGCAGTTCAGCCACCTACCCCCATCAGCACCGGTGGAGTGTGTCATCCGTATCTACATTGTCAAGGCCCTTGATCTCCAGCCTCAAGATCCCTCTGGATTG GCTGATCCTTACCTGAAGATCAAGCTTGGAAAGAAGaagattgatgatgaagatgactaCCTACCAAACACCCTCAACCCGGTCTTTGGAAA GATGTTTGAGGTCAAGACGTTCTTACCAGTTCACAAAGATCTCAAGGTTACCGTCATGGATAAGGACTTGCTGAGCAAAGATGACATAATTGGTGAAACAGAGATTGATCTGGAAAACCGATTCCTCACCAAATACCGTGCAACAGTTGGACTACCAGAGAGTTATAACAC CTCTGGCCCCAACAAGTGGCGTGACCAGAAGACACCGAGAGAACTGCTTGAGGATTACTGTAAGCTACAGAAGCTCCCTGGACCATTCTTCTATGGATCCACCAAACTTACCATGGAGGGCAAGATGTACAATTTGGCTGACTTTG AAACGAACAAGATGCACAGTGAGCACGAGGGACCCCAGGACCAGCGCCTGGCCCTCTACGCACTCCGCCAGTTCCCCCTGGTGAGGGAACACATCGAGACACGCCCGCTCTACAGCCCTCTGCTGCCGGGCATTGAACAGGGCAAGCTGCAGATGTGGGTGGATATCTTCCCTATGACCATGGGGCCACCGGGCCCTCCCTGTGACATCACTCCCAGGAAACCCAAGAA GTACGTTGTTCGCTGCGTCGTCTGGAATGCTAAAGATGTTATCTTGGATGAAACCTCCATCACTGGAGAGAGAATGAGTGACATCTACGTCAAGGG cTGGATGGCTGGTGAGGATGAGAAGCAGGAGACCGATGTCCACTACCGGTCACTCAACGGTGAAGGAAACTTCAACTGGAGATTATGTTTCCCCATCGAGTACATTCCTCCTGAACAGGTCCTAGTCATCAAGAAGAAG GAACATTTCTGGAGTTTGGACAAGACTGAGACTCACGTCCCACCTGTTCTTATCGCTCAGATCTGGGACAATGACAAGTTCTCACCCGATGACTTCTTAG GATCCATTGAGCTAAATCTGAACGGTATGCCAAACCCCGTCAAGAAGGCAGGGAGTTGTTCCCTCAAGCAGCTACCAAATGAAGCCAAGGGAAAAGAAGTTAGCTTGGTGTCTCTCTTTGAGGCCAAGCGTCTCAAGGGTTGGTGGCCTGTCATCAGCGAGGAGTCCGGAGAACGGGAGCTCACT GGCAAACTGGAGTTGGAGCTTGAGATCTTGACGGAGCAAGAAGCCGAGGAAAGGCCAGCTGGGCAAGCCAGAGATGAACCAAACGCCAATCCTGTCCTGGATCCTCCAAA